AGGACAACAGATGGTAAAAGGATTGAATTCTTTTTCTCTAATAGCGATCCCCTTCTTTATTATTGCTGGAGAAATTATGGGTGAAGGTGGGATATCAGAGCGGTTAATTAAGTTTTCAAATGTTATTATTGGGAGGCTGCGGGGAGGATTGGCCATGGTAAATGTTTTGGCCAGCATGTTTTTTGGTGGGATATCTGGATCTTCTGTTGCAGATACCTCTTCTATTGGTGCCATCCTGATTCCTATGATGGAGAAACAAGGATATGACAAAGATTATTCTGTAAATGTAACGATTACCTCCTCTACGCAAGGGGTTATTATTCCCCCTAGCCATAATGTTATTATTTATTCATTAGCGGCAGGAGGTCTTTCAGTAGGCAGGCTGTTCTTAGGAGGTTTTCTTCCTGGGGTATTATTAGGAATAGCATTGATGGTGCTAAGTTATATTATCGCCGTTAAAAGAAACTACCCAAAGGGAGAAAAGTTTTCCTTCAAAGAAGGTTTAAAGATTACGTTGGAAAGTATCCTCGGACTATTAACAGCTGTTATTGTTATTGGTGGGGTTACAACAGGTATATTCACAGCTACTGAGTCAGCAGCGATAGCAGCGGTATACGCCTTTATTATAACCTTTTTTGTTTATAAAGATATTCCTATAAAAAGAATGGTAAAAATTTTAAACAATTCTTTAAAAACATTGGCGATGGTTTTAGCAGTTATTGCCACCTCCAGTGCCTTTGGCTACATGATGGCTTACCTAAGAATCCCATCATTGGTAACAGAAACATTAATATCTATTTCTGATAATAAATACGTTATTCTTTTAATTGTAAATATGATTTTATTAGCATTAGGTATGATTATGGATATGGCGCCGCTGATTCTAATTACTACACCAATTTTGCTGCCTGTAGTAACAAGCGTAGGTATGGATCCTGTACAATTTGGTATTGTAATGATGCTAAACCTGGGTATCGGGCTAATAACACCACCAGTAGGCTCTACGTTGTTTGTAGGTTGTTCCATTGCAGGTTGTAAGATTGAAGATGTGCTTAAATCCTTGATGCCTTTTTATGCCGTTATGTTTATTATGCTGTTACTTTTAACCTTTGTGCCACAATTAACTTTATTTATACCAAATCTTATCATGGGACAATAATAACTGAATAGTTTGAAGAAGAGGATTCTTTAAATGAAATACTCCCTTTATGGTAGACAAACAATATAAACTGTTACCATGAAGGGAGTATTTCTTATGATCTTAAAAGAGATAGCACTTTTCATATCTTAAAAAACAAACTATAATAAAATAAAAAAACTTGTAACAATGAAAACTTGCGAAAAAAATTTAAATTGACTTAAAAAATTTTACAAAATTGTTATAAAGTATTGTTAACGTGTGCGTGATATGGTATTATAAATGTATTGAGGTGATGAAATGGGTGTCACAATAAAAGATATAGCAAAACTTGCTAATGTGTCTCACACAACTGTGTCGAGAGCCTTGAATAATAGTACATTAATTAATTCAGAAACAAAAGAAAAAATTAAAAAATTAGCTATGGAGTTAAACTATATCCCAAACTATAGCGCTAAAAGTTTGGTATTGCACAAGTCGTATCATATTGGTTTGTTTTTCTCCACAATAGATAAAGATCGAGGAACTTCTTCTAGCTTTTTCTATGAGGTGGTAAGAGGTGTAAATAGTATTATAAAAGATCAGTACAATTTAGTTGTTAAAGGCATAAGTGATTATAAAAGTTTGAGTTTGATTGATACAAATAATTTTGATGGTATTATATTAATGAGTCAAAGTGCTGAAGATGGTGCTTTTATTTACCATGTATTGGATAAGAAAATTCCGCTTGTTGTATTAAACAGGGAAATAGAGCATAGGGGACTGATTAACATTTTGTCTGATGACAAAAAAGGTGCCTATAATGCAACAAAGTATTTGGTAAAGTGTGGACATGAAAAAATTGCAATTATTGAAGGAAAAGCAGGGTTTAAATCTGCTCAAGAAAGAAAAGAAGGATTTTTGGATGCTTTAATTGATCATAACGTTCCTGTAAATAAAAATTATATGATCAAGGGGAATTACGACTTTGAAAGTGGTTATGAAGGTATGAAGCAATTATTAGAAAATGAAAACAAGCCCACCGCTGTATT
The sequence above is drawn from the Clostridium formicaceticum genome and encodes:
- a CDS encoding TRAP transporter large permease, with amino-acid sequence MINAPAITLLLVSFLVLLIIKVPIAFSLGLSTMATALYLGIPPMVIGQQMVKGLNSFSLIAIPFFIIAGEIMGEGGISERLIKFSNVIIGRLRGGLAMVNVLASMFFGGISGSSVADTSSIGAILIPMMEKQGYDKDYSVNVTITSSTQGVIIPPSHNVIIYSLAAGGLSVGRLFLGGFLPGVLLGIALMVLSYIIAVKRNYPKGEKFSFKEGLKITLESILGLLTAVIVIGGVTTGIFTATESAAIAAVYAFIITFFVYKDIPIKRMVKILNNSLKTLAMVLAVIATSSAFGYMMAYLRIPSLVTETLISISDNKYVILLIVNMILLALGMIMDMAPLILITTPILLPVVTSVGMDPVQFGIVMMLNLGIGLITPPVGSTLFVGCSIAGCKIEDVLKSLMPFYAVMFIMLLLLTFVPQLTLFIPNLIMGQ
- a CDS encoding LacI family DNA-binding transcriptional regulator, which codes for MGVTIKDIAKLANVSHTTVSRALNNSTLINSETKEKIKKLAMELNYIPNYSAKSLVLHKSYHIGLFFSTIDKDRGTSSSFFYEVVRGVNSIIKDQYNLVVKGISDYKSLSLIDTNNFDGIILMSQSAEDGAFIYHVLDKKIPLVVLNREIEHRGLINILSDDKKGAYNATKYLVKCGHEKIAIIEGKAGFKSAQERKEGFLDALIDHNVPVNKNYMIKGNYDFESGYEGMKQLLENENKPTAVFCSNDDMAIGAMKAIFENKMKIPEDISIVGFDNNTFTPFLTPALTTVKRPIMEISQDGAKKLISLIEKEEVEKERVYVNTELIIRDSVKNLK